A section of the Clostridium felsineum DSM 794 genome encodes:
- a CDS encoding PBP1A family penicillin-binding protein → MSDNIKTNSKNRSVKRTKKVKKKKKFGFFKKLFTVLFCLFILLSVAAAGVIFAVIKTAPNLDVNGTILNLDQPSQLYDDNNNAMDTVVTSQKRYVVSINDIPKNLSNAFVSIEDERFYKHNGIDTKRILGAFYNDIKSKLHKQNNIQGASTITQQLIKNRMFLNDSIANRLSFKRKIQEAYLSIELENKLSKSQILEAYMNTIFLGGQANGVEAASRQYFNKSAKDLNLIECAFIAGLAQSPSAYYPFYGNAAKNPNIYLDRTKLVLYKMRQNNYIDFATYQNAINDLNSNKLAFSQQKIANKYTYEWFSIPVVNQVKQDLKSQYHYTDEEIDSLLRDGGLKIYTTMNTNMQNNVQSIINNNNTLKSVSYSDKYNIVQPEAAATLFDYHTGEIKAIVGGRGDQPPTSFNRADSSSYLRSVGSSIKPLTVYAPAIDTKLATEDTMINDSPLSADVAEKYGSNGTPYNPHNDDYNFMGPVNLKTAMKNSINLVAIKLEDKLGLSTGASYGEKFGLNLNNKDKGSIAALSLGEIGGSNTTTMAAAYGVFGNNGLYSDPKLYRKVIDKTGKVLLENTYSTKKVISPQAAYIMYDLLKGPVSSGGTGSNANFGDMPVAGKTGTASDSKNLWFCGLTPYYSAAVWVGNDKPSKLSLGSNDVAEIWGEIMKMANASLTVKDIEVPGGVTKIGDSYYIDGTSPSNLSEDEQPSKTTTNANNNTNTTNTTVPSTNTQAAPNNNVTNPNTTNNNATNTTVPNTTEPNNSNQPPVTPTPSTNTDTNTTNTNTNTQNSQNQTNNK, encoded by the coding sequence ATGTCTGATAATATTAAGACTAACAGTAAAAATAGATCTGTTAAAAGAACAAAAAAAGTGAAGAAAAAAAAGAAGTTTGGCTTCTTTAAAAAACTATTTACTGTTCTGTTTTGCCTTTTTATTTTATTATCCGTGGCTGCTGCTGGGGTTATATTTGCAGTAATAAAAACGGCTCCAAACTTAGATGTAAATGGTACAATATTAAATTTGGATCAGCCTTCGCAATTATATGATGACAACAATAATGCAATGGATACTGTTGTAACAAGTCAAAAACGTTATGTTGTAAGTATAAATGATATACCAAAAAATTTATCAAATGCCTTTGTAAGCATTGAAGATGAACGTTTTTATAAACATAACGGTATAGATACTAAAAGAATACTAGGGGCTTTTTACAATGATATAAAATCAAAGCTTCACAAACAAAATAATATTCAAGGTGCATCAACTATAACTCAGCAGCTCATAAAAAATAGAATGTTTTTAAATGATTCAATAGCGAATAGACTTTCATTTAAAAGAAAAATTCAAGAAGCTTATTTATCTATAGAACTTGAAAACAAATTAAGCAAATCCCAAATACTTGAAGCATACATGAATACAATTTTTCTTGGTGGTCAAGCCAATGGAGTAGAGGCTGCATCAAGGCAATATTTTAACAAAAGCGCTAAAGATTTAAATTTGATAGAATGTGCATTTATTGCAGGACTTGCACAAAGTCCATCTGCATACTATCCGTTCTATGGTAATGCAGCTAAAAATCCAAATATATATTTAGATAGAACAAAGCTAGTTTTATATAAGATGAGACAAAATAATTACATAGATTTTGCAACTTACCAAAATGCTATAAATGATCTTAATAGCAACAAATTAGCTTTTTCACAGCAAAAAATAGCTAATAAATACACTTACGAATGGTTTTCTATACCAGTCGTAAACCAAGTAAAGCAAGATTTAAAATCTCAGTATCATTACACTGATGAAGAAATAGATTCTCTGCTTCGAGATGGTGGACTTAAAATATATACTACTATGAACACTAACATGCAAAATAATGTTCAATCTATAATTAATAATAACAATACATTAAAAAGTGTATCTTACTCTGACAAATATAATATAGTTCAACCAGAAGCTGCTGCCACTTTATTTGACTATCATACAGGAGAAATAAAAGCTATTGTTGGTGGTAGAGGCGATCAACCTCCTACTTCCTTTAATAGAGCAGACTCTAGTAGTTATCTACGTTCTGTAGGTTCTAGTATAAAACCTCTTACAGTTTATGCTCCAGCAATAGATACTAAACTAGCTACAGAAGACACCATGATTAACGATTCTCCACTTTCAGCTGATGTTGCTGAAAAATATGGTTCCAATGGAACTCCATATAATCCTCATAATGATGACTACAATTTTATGGGTCCAGTAAATTTAAAAACTGCCATGAAAAACTCAATAAACCTTGTAGCAATAAAATTAGAGGATAAACTTGGTCTTTCAACAGGAGCTTCTTACGGTGAAAAATTTGGTCTTAATTTAAATAATAAAGACAAAGGTAGTATTGCAGCCTTATCACTTGGTGAAATTGGTGGATCTAATACCACTACTATGGCTGCCGCTTATGGTGTATTTGGAAATAATGGATTATATTCAGATCCTAAATTATATAGAAAAGTCATAGACAAAACAGGAAAAGTACTTTTAGAAAATACTTACTCAACTAAAAAGGTTATCTCACCTCAAGCTGCCTACATAATGTATGATTTATTAAAAGGCCCAGTTAGCTCAGGTGGTACTGGTAGTAACGCTAACTTTGGTGATATGCCAGTTGCTGGTAAAACAGGTACTGCTTCAGATTCTAAAAACTTATGGTTTTGTGGTTTAACTCCATATTATTCTGCTGCTGTTTGGGTTGGAAATGATAAGCCATCTAAACTTAGCTTAGGAAGTAATGATGTTGCTGAAATATGGGGAGAAATAATGAAAATGGCTAATGCTAGCTTAACCGTTAAAGATATCGAAGTACCAGGTGGCGTAACTAAGATAGGTGATTCTTACTATATAGACGGTACTAGTCCATCTAATTTAAGTGAAGATGAACAGCCTTCGAAGACTACAACTAATGCAAATAACAATACTAATACTACTAATACTACAGTGCCAAGTACTAACACTCAAGCTGCACCTAATAACAATGTTACTAACCCAAATACTACTAATAACAATGCAACTAATACTACAGTACCTAATACTACTGAACCTAATAACTCTAACCAACCACCTGTTACCCCTACACCTTCTACTAATACTGATACCAATACTACTAATACTAATACCAATACACAAAATAGCCAAAATCAAACTAACAATAAATAA
- a CDS encoding stage V sporulation protein AE: MKHKIIILTDGDKIAKKAAERVAKNINGRCISISSGNPSKINGEEVIKLIKCAKEDPTIIMVDDRGDIGRGNGEKIIQTIIKSQEVILMGIVAVASNSAGSGIRVDYSIDKWGNIIKHAVDKYGNEKDNRIIIGDTINTINPNDVPVIIGIGDPGKMDGNDDLSKGCPILTAAVKLIINSYEK; this comes from the coding sequence ATGAAACATAAAATTATAATATTAACAGATGGAGATAAAATTGCTAAAAAGGCTGCTGAGAGGGTAGCTAAAAATATAAATGGACGTTGTATTTCTATTTCAAGCGGTAATCCAAGTAAAATTAACGGAGAGGAAGTTATAAAGCTTATTAAATGTGCAAAAGAAGATCCTACAATCATAATGGTAGATGACCGAGGTGATATAGGACGTGGAAATGGAGAAAAAATAATACAAACAATTATAAAAAGTCAAGAAGTAATATTAATGGGAATAGTAGCAGTGGCATCAAATTCTGCTGGAAGTGGTATAAGAGTTGACTATTCAATAGATAAATGGGGAAATATTATAAAACATGCTGTGGATAAGTATGGAAACGAAAAGGATAATAGAATAATTATAGGGGATACAATAAATACCATAAATCCTAATGATGTACCTGTAATTATTGGGATAGGAGATCCTGGAAAGATGGATGGCAATGATGATTTAAGTAAAGGATGCCCAATACTTACAGCAGCAGTAAAGCTAATTATTAATAGTTATGAAAAATAA
- the spoVAE gene encoding stage V sporulation protein AE, with protein sequence MSNYILSFLVGGAMCVIVQILMDKFSITPAMILVSLVTIGVILGALDIYDVIVKYGKAGATVPLPGFGYSLAKATIREVDKDGIIGAFTGGIKGTAAGITGAVFFGYLMALLFNSKTKNYK encoded by the coding sequence ATGAGTAATTATATATTATCTTTTTTAGTTGGAGGAGCCATGTGTGTTATTGTACAAATACTAATGGATAAGTTCTCCATAACACCAGCTATGATACTTGTTTCTCTTGTTACTATAGGAGTAATATTAGGAGCGCTCGATATATATGATGTTATTGTTAAATATGGTAAAGCTGGTGCTACAGTGCCTCTTCCTGGTTTTGGATATTCTCTTGCAAAAGCAACCATTAGAGAGGTAGACAAAGATGGAATTATAGGAGCATTTACAGGTGGTATAAAAGGTACAGCAGCAGGAATTACTGGAGCAGTATTTTTTGGATATTTAATGGCTTTATTATTTAACTCAAAAACGAAAAATTATAAATGA
- the spoVAD gene encoding stage V sporulation protein AD produces MKKRLGSQTVRIDSKPRIISAVSMVGPKEGNGPLKDYFDIILSDDMNGEESFEKAESNMLYTVITEVIKKSNLTEKDIDYLFAGDLLNQITSSSFAARDVKIPFYGLYGACSTMTESLSIAAMIMDGGFADYTVAATSSHFSAAERQFRYPLEYGSQRKPYAQWTVTGAGAMLLGRQGNFPYITFVTAGKVKDYGITSPDSMGEAMAPAAVDTIKQHFQDTGRTPQDYDVIATGDLGTVGKKITEELLKKEYGYDMSNVYIDCGEKIFDCDEQDTNSGGSGCGCSAVVDCGYIYKNMLNGKIKKALLISTGALMSTTSNLQGESIPGIAHAVSIEFGGMKNE; encoded by the coding sequence TTGAAAAAGAGATTGGGTTCTCAAACAGTAAGAATTGACAGTAAACCAAGAATAATTTCGGCAGTATCTATGGTAGGTCCTAAAGAAGGTAATGGACCACTTAAAGATTATTTCGATATAATCTTAAGTGATGATATGAATGGAGAAGAGAGCTTTGAAAAGGCAGAAAGTAATATGCTATATACAGTAATTACAGAGGTTATAAAGAAATCAAATTTAACTGAAAAGGATATAGATTATTTATTTGCAGGAGATCTTTTAAATCAAATTACATCTTCAAGTTTTGCTGCAAGGGATGTAAAAATACCGTTTTATGGACTATATGGAGCATGTTCTACAATGACGGAATCATTGAGTATTGCAGCAATGATTATGGATGGTGGGTTTGCAGATTATACAGTAGCAGCTACCTCATCTCATTTCTCGGCTGCTGAAAGACAATTTAGGTATCCACTTGAATATGGAAGTCAAAGAAAGCCATATGCACAGTGGACTGTAACGGGAGCAGGGGCAATGCTTCTTGGAAGACAAGGAAATTTTCCTTACATAACGTTTGTAACAGCAGGTAAGGTTAAAGATTATGGTATAACAAGTCCTGATAGTATGGGAGAAGCAATGGCACCGGCAGCTGTAGATACTATAAAACAGCATTTTCAAGATACAGGTAGAACCCCACAGGATTATGATGTTATAGCTACAGGTGACCTTGGAACAGTTGGAAAAAAGATAACGGAAGAACTCTTAAAAAAAGAGTATGGATATGATATGAGTAATGTTTATATAGATTGTGGAGAAAAAATATTTGACTGCGATGAACAGGATACGAATTCAGGAGGAAGTGGTTGTGGATGTTCAGCAGTTGTAGATTGTGGATATATATATAAGAATATGCTTAATGGAAAAATAAAGAAAGCTCTTCTAATATCCACAGGAGCACTTATGAGTACAACTTCAAATCTTCAGGGTGAATCTATACCGGGAATTGCACACGCTGTTTCTATTGAGTTTGGAGGGATGAAAAATGAGTAA
- the spoVAC gene encoding stage V sporulation protein AC, translating to MEVPEEKIKTDFNNLAKAAKPKPNTLKNCIGAFLIGGIICDVGQFISDIFSRYGVPAEDLSMYTSTTLIFIGAFLTGIGIYDKIANIAGAGSIVPITGFANSIVAPAIEFKKEGFVFGVSAKMFTIAGPVLVYGLSSSVIVGIIYYLINLMK from the coding sequence ATGGAGGTACCAGAGGAGAAAATTAAAACTGATTTTAATAATTTAGCCAAAGCTGCAAAACCAAAACCTAATACCTTAAAGAATTGTATAGGTGCATTCTTAATAGGAGGAATAATTTGTGATGTAGGTCAATTTATTTCTGATATTTTTTCAAGATATGGTGTACCAGCTGAGGATTTAAGCATGTACACGTCTACAACACTTATATTTATAGGAGCCTTTTTAACAGGTATAGGTATATACGATAAAATCGCAAATATAGCAGGTGCAGGAAGTATAGTTCCTATAACAGGTTTTGCAAATTCAATAGTTGCTCCAGCTATAGAGTTTAAAAAAGAGGGATTTGTTTTTGGTGTAAGTGCTAAAATGTTTACAATAGCAGGACCAGTACTTGTATATGGATTAAGTTCTTCAGTTATTGTTGGGATAATATACTATCTAATTAATTTAATGAAATAG
- the sigF gene encoding RNA polymerase sporulation sigma factor SigF, which translates to MGKENTLKKEEHNYNDNEKLIKSVQEGNKEALNKIIENNLPLVSAISRKFLNRGYEYDDIFQIGCMGLVKAVNNFNSEYKVKFSTYAVPMIMGEIKRFLRDDGIIKVSRSVKSTARQLHYDREKLVKKLNREPTIEELSEFSGIDKEEIIMATESTTSMQYLYDVVHQDDGSPVLLIDKLSEPYSEDSEVIDKIVLKQIIKNLDKKSKQIIMLRYFKDKTQTQVASMLGISQVQVSRIEKRILKAIREKLTK; encoded by the coding sequence ATGGGAAAAGAAAATACTTTAAAAAAAGAAGAGCATAATTATAACGATAACGAGAAATTGATAAAAAGTGTTCAAGAAGGAAACAAAGAAGCTTTAAATAAAATTATAGAAAACAATCTTCCTCTAGTATCGGCTATAAGTAGAAAATTTTTAAATAGAGGTTACGAGTATGATGACATTTTTCAAATAGGTTGTATGGGGCTTGTAAAAGCCGTTAACAATTTTAATTCGGAATATAAAGTTAAATTTTCTACTTATGCAGTTCCCATGATTATGGGTGAAATAAAGAGATTTTTAAGAGATGATGGTATAATAAAAGTTAGTAGAAGTGTAAAAAGTACGGCAAGACAACTTCACTATGATAGAGAAAAACTAGTAAAAAAGTTAAACAGAGAACCTACAATAGAAGAACTGTCTGAATTTTCGGGAATAGATAAAGAAGAGATAATAATGGCAACAGAATCAACCACGAGTATGCAATATTTATATGATGTTGTTCATCAAGATGATGGTTCACCTGTGCTTTTAATAGATAAATTAAGTGAACCATATTCAGAAGATTCGGAAGTTATAGATAAGATTGTACTTAAGCAGATTATAAAAAATTTAGATAAAAAATCGAAACAAATAATAATGCTTAGATATTTTAAGGATAAAACTCAAACACAGGTTGCTAGTATGCTTGGAATAAGCCAAGTTCAAGTTTCGAGAATAGAGAAAAGAATATTGAAAGCTATAAGGGAAAAGCTAACTAAATAG
- the spoIIAB gene encoding anti-sigma F factor: protein MLENKMELKFLAKSENESFARVTVAAFASQLDPTLEEIEDVKMAVSEAVTNSIIHGYENKGGIVTIVSSIKDRELTIEVIDEGIGIENIEKAMEPLYTSRPDLERSGMGFTVMESFMNNVKVESEKGKGTRITMKKKFDIVESD, encoded by the coding sequence ATGTTAGAAAATAAAATGGAACTAAAATTTTTAGCAAAATCTGAAAATGAAAGTTTTGCACGAGTTACTGTAGCAGCTTTTGCTTCACAACTTGATCCAACATTAGAAGAAATTGAAGATGTAAAAATGGCGGTATCTGAAGCAGTTACAAATTCGATTATTCATGGATATGAGAACAAAGGGGGAATAGTGACTATAGTATCATCAATAAAAGATAGAGAATTGACTATTGAAGTTATAGACGAAGGAATAGGAATTGAAAATATAGAAAAGGCAATGGAACCCCTGTATACATCAAGGCCGGATTTAGAAAGATCTGGAATGGGATTTACAGTTATGGAGAGTTTTATGAATAATGTAAAAGTTGAATCGGAAAAAGGGAAGGGAACCAGGATTACAATGAAAAAGAAATTTGATATTGTTGAATCAGATTAA
- the spoIIAA gene encoding anti-sigma F factor antagonist yields the protein MNLDFKDIDGKLVVSIIGELDHHSSEEIRNKIDDHIKFKGYKNVILDFSNVTFMDSSGIGVVIGRYKKLTSFGGNICVVGPKESVKRIFELSGMLKIINIYASLDKAVRNI from the coding sequence ATGAATTTGGATTTTAAGGATATCGATGGTAAACTTGTAGTATCTATAATTGGAGAATTAGATCATCATAGCTCAGAAGAAATTAGAAATAAAATAGATGATCATATAAAATTCAAAGGATATAAGAATGTAATTTTAGATTTTTCTAATGTTACATTTATGGACAGCTCAGGAATTGGAGTGGTAATAGGAAGATACAAAAAGCTCACATCATTCGGTGGTAATATATGTGTAGTTGGACCAAAAGAATCTGTCAAAAGAATTTTTGAGTTGTCTGGAATGCTTAAGATAATAAACATTTATGCCAGTTTAGATAAAGCTGTCAGAAATATTTAA
- a CDS encoding Eco57I restriction-modification methylase domain-containing protein, with protein MIDEFLSKINNIYNEIRGTLNKEEKIEIINKCKSDLLIEDSFSETYYNFIAKKKERGVVYTPLEISNYIINNTIKEEEIIKNPFLKIVDPACGCGNIIIPCFMYLKNIYVKNLDKINDLNNLTLKKDNINNHIIKYNLFGYDVDLNAIKVLNIDLFYKTQCFSNNFLCRDFLLDDITNKFDVFLSNPPYVGLKAIDKNYSIVLKSMYPSYKDKGDISYCFFEKSITCLKKNGKLGFITSRYFLESQSGEELRGILAESCSIYKIVDFYGIRPFKNAGIDAVMIFLNNGKNSEQSTEVIKPKVMKNSKKEEFYSSLFYGHKEGIEKFYVNMKALDKGRWILRNNEEISIINKIEKNSVLTLNDVCISYQGIITGCDKAFIIDKETILREKIEEEIIRRWIKNKNVRENKVTESDLYIIYSDFIDEVSKYPNAINYISKYKDKLEMRRECKKGIRKWYQLQWGRKSQVFEKKKIIFPYKASQNRFAIDKKSYFSADVYCLVLKDNSKFTYEYLINILNSKTYEFYFKTFAKKLGENIYEYYPNTLMKLCIPDILMNTNKFDEETLYKKFDFTKKEIGIIHNLT; from the coding sequence ATGATAGATGAATTTTTAAGTAAAATAAATAATATATATAATGAAATAAGAGGCACTTTAAATAAAGAAGAAAAAATAGAAATCATAAATAAGTGTAAATCAGATTTACTTATAGAGGATAGTTTTTCTGAAACATACTATAATTTTATAGCGAAAAAGAAAGAAAGAGGAGTGGTATATACTCCTCTTGAAATATCAAATTACATAATAAATAATACTATTAAGGAAGAAGAAATAATAAAAAATCCATTTTTGAAAATAGTAGATCCTGCATGTGGATGTGGAAACATAATAATACCATGTTTTATGTATTTAAAAAATATATACGTAAAAAATTTAGATAAAATAAATGATTTAAACAATTTAACACTAAAAAAAGATAATATAAATAATCATATAATAAAGTATAATTTGTTTGGTTATGATGTTGATTTAAACGCAATAAAAGTACTTAATATAGATTTATTTTATAAAACTCAATGCTTTTCAAATAATTTTTTATGCAGAGATTTCCTTTTGGATGATATAACAAATAAATTTGATGTCTTTTTAAGTAATCCACCCTATGTAGGATTAAAGGCAATAGATAAAAATTATTCAATAGTATTAAAAAGTATGTATCCATCTTATAAAGATAAGGGGGATATATCATATTGTTTCTTTGAAAAATCCATAACATGCTTAAAAAAGAATGGAAAACTTGGATTTATAACTTCAAGATATTTTTTAGAATCTCAAAGTGGTGAAGAGCTTAGAGGAATTTTAGCTGAAAGCTGTAGTATATATAAAATCGTTGACTTTTATGGAATTAGGCCATTTAAAAATGCAGGTATAGATGCAGTAATGATTTTTTTAAATAATGGCAAAAATTCTGAGCAAAGTACAGAAGTAATAAAACCAAAGGTCATGAAGAATAGCAAAAAGGAAGAATTTTATTCTTCGCTTTTCTATGGACATAAAGAAGGTATTGAAAAATTTTATGTCAATATGAAAGCATTAGATAAAGGTAGATGGATACTTAGAAATAATGAGGAAATCAGTATAATAAACAAAATTGAAAAAAATAGTGTATTAACATTAAATGATGTTTGTATTAGTTACCAAGGAATAATCACTGGATGTGATAAAGCATTCATAATAGATAAAGAAACAATATTAAGAGAGAAAATAGAAGAAGAAATAATAAGACGATGGATTAAAAACAAAAATGTAAGAGAAAACAAAGTGACTGAAAGTGATTTGTATATAATATATTCAGATTTTATTGATGAAGTATCCAAATATCCTAATGCTATAAACTATATTAGCAAGTATAAAGATAAGCTTGAAATGAGACGTGAATGTAAGAAAGGCATAAGAAAGTGGTATCAACTACAGTGGGGGAGAAAAAGTCAGGTGTTTGAAAAAAAGAAGATAATTTTTCCTTATAAGGCTTCTCAAAATAGATTTGCAATAGACAAGAAGAGTTATTTTAGTGCAGATGTATATTGTCTTGTTTTAAAAGATAATAGTAAATTTACTTATGAATATTTAATAAACATATTAAACAGTAAAACTTACGAATTTTATTTTAAAACCTTTGCTAAAAAGCTTGGAGAAAATATATATGAGTATTATCCAAATACGCTTATGAAATTATGTATTCCAGATATCTTAATGAATACTAATAAGTTTGATGAAGAAACGCTTTATAAAAAGTTTGATTTTACTAAAAAAGAAATAGGTATAATACATAACCTAACTTAA
- a CDS encoding cyclodeaminase/cyclohydrolase family protein, translating to MLENISVKEFIKELASEKPTPGGGGAAALSAALSAALNCMVLNFTVGKKKYNDYDEEIKKMIKESLKKSDKLKDYFLTGIDRDAEAFSKIIKSYKLPKDTEEEKIYRHESIQEASKFAAEVPENIAQNVNELFELILISAKYGNKNLITDAAAAAIMADAAIETSILNIKINIGSINDIKTKEKLEKSCRNLIKSSKEWKEKILSEVYLNI from the coding sequence ATGTTAGAAAATATATCAGTAAAAGAATTTATAAAAGAACTTGCGTCTGAGAAGCCAACTCCCGGAGGTGGTGGGGCAGCAGCACTTTCAGCAGCACTTTCAGCAGCTTTAAATTGTATGGTACTTAATTTTACTGTAGGTAAAAAGAAGTATAATGATTATGATGAAGAAATAAAAAAAATGATAAAAGAGAGTTTGAAAAAATCAGACAAGCTCAAAGATTATTTTTTGACAGGAATAGATAGAGATGCAGAGGCTTTTTCAAAAATAATAAAAAGTTATAAGCTTCCAAAGGATACTGAGGAGGAAAAAATATATAGACATGAGTCCATACAAGAAGCTTCAAAATTTGCAGCAGAGGTGCCAGAGAATATAGCTCAAAATGTAAATGAGCTTTTTGAACTGATTTTGATTTCGGCAAAATATGGTAATAAAAATTTAATAACTGATGCAGCAGCAGCAGCAATAATGGCAGATGCAGCTATAGAAACGTCAATATTAAATATAAAAATAAATATAGGTTCTATAAATGATATTAAAACGAAAGAAAAATTAGAAAAAAGTTGTAGAAATTTAATTAAAAGTAGTAAAGAGTGGAAAGAGAAAATATTAAGTGAAGTATATTTAAATATATAG
- a CDS encoding nitroreductase family protein: MDFYKVIKSRVSTKKFKNVPVATPKLDNMLNAAMMAPSWKNKTSYSLIVVDDESKKNAVANLIINSDEEAKNAVKDAPILAIIVGDPSESGHINGKEYYLVDSAIAMEHFVLAAANEGYGTCWIASFDEQKVKEELRIPEKYSIVAMTPVGEVEQSKAHYEAKDIENHIFRNYWSMPYSEKKHLVMK; this comes from the coding sequence ATGGATTTTTATAAAGTAATAAAGTCTAGAGTAAGTACGAAGAAATTTAAAAATGTTCCTGTGGCTACTCCTAAATTAGATAATATGCTTAATGCTGCCATGATGGCACCTTCGTGGAAAAATAAAACATCATATAGCTTGATTGTTGTAGATGATGAAAGTAAAAAGAATGCAGTTGCAAATTTGATTATAAATAGTGATGAAGAAGCTAAAAATGCTGTAAAGGATGCTCCTATTTTAGCTATTATAGTTGGAGATCCAAGTGAATCTGGTCATATAAATGGAAAAGAATACTATTTAGTGGACAGTGCTATTGCTATGGAACACTTTGTTCTGGCAGCTGCAAATGAGGGATATGGTACTTGTTGGATTGCTTCCTTTGATGAGCAAAAGGTAAAAGAAGAACTTAGAATTCCAGAAAAGTACTCTATAGTTGCAATGACACCAGTAGGTGAGGTAGAGCAGTCAAAAGCTCATTATGAGGCAAAGGATATAGAAAATCATATTTTTAGAAACTATTGGAGTATGCCATATTCAGAAAAGAAACATCTTGTCATGAAATAA
- a CDS encoding glycosyltransferase family 2 protein — protein sequence MIKNPKIFIIILNYNAYEDTIECIKSVEDIEYDNYEIVLVDNCSTDDSYMKLKEKLPSYNIIESEKNLGYANGNNIGIKYALKNDAEYICILNNDVVVEKDFLSRLVEKIQEKSDIGIVGSCICDYYKKDIIQGMGAHINLCFAAARRYFKGKNYNDIEKKDIYVDYLEGACFLVKREIFEKVGLIPENYFLFFEETEFCVKAIQAGYKILCVYGSRIYHKGSATINKFGSLSYAYLNRNRVIFVRRNSKVYQRLIFGLYIYIEAIGRIILRKEPLALFKYILEGFKSDKNTLDIIDIKKYVK from the coding sequence ATGATTAAAAATCCTAAAATATTTATAATAATCTTAAATTATAACGCTTATGAAGATACTATAGAATGTATAAAAAGTGTAGAGGACATAGAATACGATAATTATGAAATTGTGTTAGTAGATAATTGTTCTACAGATGATTCTTATATGAAGTTAAAAGAAAAATTACCTTCATATAATATAATAGAATCCGAGAAAAATCTTGGCTATGCAAATGGAAATAATATAGGCATAAAATATGCACTAAAAAATGATGCGGAATACATATGTATACTAAATAATGACGTTGTAGTTGAAAAAGATTTTTTGAGTAGATTAGTTGAAAAGATACAAGAAAAAAGTGACATTGGTATAGTTGGATCTTGTATATGTGATTATTATAAAAAGGATATTATTCAAGGAATGGGAGCGCATATAAATTTGTGTTTTGCAGCTGCTAGAAGATACTTTAAGGGTAAAAATTACAATGACATAGAAAAGAAAGATATTTATGTAGATTATTTAGAAGGAGCATGTTTTTTAGTCAAGAGAGAGATTTTTGAAAAAGTGGGATTGATTCCTGAAAATTACTTTCTATTTTTTGAAGAGACAGAATTCTGTGTTAAAGCCATACAAGCAGGATATAAAATTTTATGCGTTTATGGAAGTAGAATTTATCATAAGGGATCAGCTACTATAAATAAATTTGGAAGTCTTTCTTATGCATATTTAAATAGGAATAGAGTTATATTTGTAAGAAGAAATTCTAAGGTATATCAAAGACTAATATTTGGATTATACATATACATTGAGGCTATAGGGAGAATAATTCTACGAAAAGAGCCATTAGCACTATTCAAATATATATTAGAGGGTTTTAAAAGTGATAAAAATACACTAGATATTATAGATATAAAAAAATATGTAAAATAA